A DNA window from Mastomys coucha isolate ucsf_1 unplaced genomic scaffold, UCSF_Mcou_1 pScaffold21, whole genome shotgun sequence contains the following coding sequences:
- the Cd248 gene encoding endosialin, with amino-acid sequence MLLRLLLAWAAAVPALGQAPWTPEPRASCGPSSCYALFPRRRTFLEAWRACRELGGNLATPRTPEEARRVDSLVGVGPASGLLWIGLQRQARQCQPQRPLRGFIWTTGDQDTAFTNWAQPATEGPCPAQRCAALEASGEHRWLEGSCTLAVDGYLCQFGFEGACPALPLEVGQAGPAVYTTPFNLVSSEFEWLPFGSVAAVQCQAGRGASLLCVKQPSGGVGWSQTGPLCPGTGCGPDNGGCEHECVEEVNGGVSCRCSEGFRLAADGHSCEDPCAQAPCEQQCEPGGPQGYSCHCRLGFRPAEDEPHRCVDTDECQIAGVCQQMCVNYVGGFECYCSEGHELEPDGISCSPTGAMGAQAAQDLRDELLDDVEEGEDEEEPWEDFDGTWTEEQGILWMAPTHPPDFGLPYRPNFPQDGEPQRLHLEPTWPPPLSAPRGPYHSSVVSATRPMVISATRPTLPSAHKTSVIAATHSALRPVHPPAMAPATPPAVPPEHRIPKIKASYPDLPFGHKPGITSATHPAQSPPYQPPIISTNYPQVFPPHQAPMSPDTHTITYLPPIPSHLDPEDTTSKARQHPLLPDVPGIRTQAPQLSVSALQPPLPTNSRSSVRETPVPAANQPPAFPSTPQPPQSPINQTSSISPTHSYSRAPLVPREGVPSPESVPQLPSVAPTAAPTALAESGLAGQSQRDDRWLLVALLVPTCVFLVVLLALGIVYCTRCGSHAPNKRITDCYRWVTHAGNKSSTEPLPPRGSLTGVQTCRTSV; translated from the coding sequence ATGCTGCTGCGCCTGCTGCTGGCCTGGGCGGCCGCGGTGCCCGCACTGGGCCAGGCCCCCTGGACGCCGGAGCCTCGAGCCTCGTGCGGCCCCAGCAGCTGCTACGCGCTCTTCCCCCGGCGCCGCACATTCCTGGAAGCTTGGCGGGCGTGCCGGGAATTGGGGGGCAACCTGGCCACGCCGCGGACCCCGGAGGAGGCCCGGCGTGTGGACAGCCTGGTGGGCGTCGGGCCCGCGAGCGGGCTGCTATGGATTGGGTTGCAGCGGCAGGCTAGGCAATGCCAGCCGCAGCGCCCACTGCGGGGCTTCATATGGACTACGGGAGACCAGGACACCGCCTTCACCAACTGGGCCCAGCCGGCCACGGAAGGACCCTGCCCGGCCCAGCGCTGTGCCGCCCTTGAGGCCAGCGGAGAGCATCGCTGGCTCGAAGGCTCGTGTACACTGGCTGTCGATGGCTACCTCTGCCAGTTTGGTTTTGAGGGTGCCTGCCCTGCCTTGCCGCTTGAGGTGGGTCAGGCGGGTCCAGCTGTCTACACCACACCCTTCAACCTGGTTTCCAGCGAGTTCGAATGGCTGCCCTTTGGCTCCGTGGCAGCTGTGCAGTGCCAAGCTGGCAGGGGAGCTTCTCTGCTGTGCGTGAAACAACCTTCAGGTGGCGTGGGCTGGTCCCAGACTGGCCCACTGTGCCCGGGGACTGGCTGTGGTCCTGACAATGGGGGTTGCGAACATGAGTGTGTGGAAGAGGTGAATGGTGGTGTGTCCTGCCGCTGCAGTGAAGGCTTCCGTCTAGCAGCAGATGGGCACAGTTGTGAAGACCCCTGTGCCCAGGCCCCCTGTGAGCAGCAGTGTGAGCCTGGTGGGCCACAAGGCTACAGTTGCCACTGTCGCCTAGGCTTCCGGCCAGCTGAGGATGAGCCACACCGCTGCGTGGACACGGATGAGTGCCAGATTGCTGGTGTGTGCCAGCAGATGTGTGTCAACTATGTTGGTGGCTTTGAGTGTTACTGCAGCGAGGGTCATGAGCTTGAGCCAGATGGTATCAGTTGTAGCCCTACAGGGGCCATGGGTGCCCAGGCTGCCCAGGATCTTAGAGATGAGTTGCTGGATGATGTAGAAGAaggggaggatgaagaggagcCCTGGGAGGACTTTGATGGCACCTGGACAGAGGAACAGGGGATCCTATGGATGGCACCCACACATCCGCCTGACTTTGGCCTGCCCTATAGGCCCAACTTCCCACAGGATGGAGAGCCTCAGAGATTGCACCTGGAGCCTACCTGGCCACCCCCACTTAGTGCCCCCAGGGGCCCTTACCACTCCTCAGTGGTGTCTGCCACACGGCCCATGGTGATCTCTGCCACGAGACCCACACTACCTTCTGCCCACAAGACCTCTGTTATTGCAGCCACACACTCAGCCCTGAGGCCTGTCCATCCACCTGCCATGGCCCCTGCCACACCTCCAGCTGTGCCCCCTGAGCACCGGATCCCCAAAATCAAGGCCAGTTATCCAGACCTGCCTTTTGGCCACAAGCCTGGGATAACTTCAGCCACTCACCCAGCACAGTCTCCTCCTTACCAGCCCCCCATTATCTCAACCAACTACCCCCAAGTCTTCCCTCCCCACCAGGCCCCTATGTCTCCAGACACCCACACTATCACTTATTTGCCTCCAATCCCATCTCACCTTGACCCTGAGGATACCACTTCCAAAGCCCGTCAACACCCTTTGCTCCCAGATGTTCCAGGGATCAGAACCCAGGCCCCCCAGCTTTCTGTCTCAGCTCTTCAGCCCCCTCTTCCTACCAACTCCAGGTCTTCTGTCCGTGAAACCCCTGTGCCTGCTGCCAACCAGCCCCCAGCCTTCCCTTCGACTCCCCAGCCCCCTCAGAGCCCCATTAACCAGACCTCATCTATCAGCCCTACACATTCCTATTCCAGAGCCCCTCTAGTCCCAAGAGAAGGAGTTCCCAGTCCCGAATCGGTGCCACAGCTGCCCTCAGTGGCCCCCACAGCAGCTCCAACAGCCCTGGCAGAGTCGGGTCTTGCAGGTCAAAGCCAGAGGGATGACCGCTGGCTGCTGGTGGCACTCCTGGTACCAACGTGTGTCTTCTTGGTGGTGCTGCTTGCACTGGGTATTGTGTACTGCACTCGCTGTGGCTCCCATGCGCCCAACAAGCGGATCACTGACTGTTATCGCTGGGTCACACATGCTGGGAACAAGAGCTCCACGGAACCCCTACCCCCCAGAGGCAGCCTTACAGGAGTACAGACCTGTAGAACCAGTGTGTGA
- the Tmem151a gene encoding transmembrane protein 151A encodes MPEGEGGDSGEVPALVPDGEPLREEQRPLKQSLGGSLCRESHWKCLLLTLLIHACGAVVAWCRLATVPRLVLGPEAALARGAGGPPPTYPASPCSDGYLYIPLAFVSLLYLLYLAECWHCHVRSCQAPRTDANTVLALIHRLQQAPPCVWWKATSYHYVRRTRQITRYRNGDAYTTTQVYHERADSRTARGEFDYSAHGVRDVSKELVGLADHAATRLRFTKCFSFGSAEAEASYLTQRARFFSANEGLDDYLEAREGMHLKDVDFRESLMVFADPRSPPWYARAWVFWLVSAATLSWPLRVVAAYGTAHVHYQVEKLFGASSPPPGAVPSGPPLSRVATVDFTELEWHICSNRQLVPSYSEAVVMGAGSGAYLRGCQRCRRSVSSNSLPPARPSGPRLPFSRSRLSLGAGGRTTPGVFRSLSGGPLGRRGEDTEPLESPPSYEDALYFPVLIVHGDSGCRGDGQGAL; translated from the exons ATGCCGGAGGGCGAAGGTGGAGACAGCGGGGAGGTGCCCGCGCTCGTTCCGGACGGCGAGCCGCTGCGGGAGGAG CAGCGGCCCCTGAAGCAGTCCCTGGGAGGCTCTCTGTGTCGAGAGTCTCACTGGAAGTGCCTGCTCCTCACACTGCTCATCCATGCCTGTGGGGCTGTGGTGGCCTGGTGTCGCTTAGCCACTGTGCCCCGCCTGGTCCTGGGGCCTGAGGCAGCCTTGGCTCGTGGAGCTGGCGGTCCACCACCCACGTACCCAGCCAGTCCCTGCTCGGATGGCTACCTGTACATCCCATTGGCCTTCGtctccctcctctacctcctctacCTGGCAGAGTGCTGGCACTGTCACGTGCGGTCATGCCAGGCGCCTCGCACTGATGCCAACACCGTGCTTGCCCTGATCCACCGGCTGCAACAGGCTCCGCCCTGTGTCTGGTGGAAGGCCACCAGCTACCACTACGTGCGCCGCACACGCCAGATCACCCGCTACCGCAATGGGGACGCCTATACCACCACACAGGTCTACCATGAGAGGGCGGACAGTCGCACAGCTCGGGGTGAGTTTGACTACAGTGCACATGGTGTCCGTGACGTCTCTAAGGAGCTCGTGGGCCTGGCAGACCACGCAGCCACGCGACTGCGTTTCACCAAGTGCTTCAGCTTTGGGAGTGCGGAGGCCGAGGCCTCGTACCTCACGCAGAGGGCACGCTTCTTCAGTGCCAACGAGGGCCTGGACGACTACTTAGAGGCCCGTGAGGGCATGCACCTGAAGGACGTGGACTTCCGTGAGTCTCTCATGGTCTTTGCAGACCCCCGCAGCCCACCCTGGTACGCCCGAGCCTGGGTCTTCTGGCTAGTGTCTGCAGCCACACTGTCCTGGCCACTACGAGTGGTAGCAGCCTATGGGACAGCCCATGTCCACTACCAAGTGGAGAAGCTTTTCGGTGCCAGCTCACCGCCCCCAGGGGCGGTGCCCAGCGGGCCACCACTCTCTCGCGTGGCCACCGTGGACTTCACAGAGCTTGAGTGGCACATCTGCTCCAACCGGCAGCTGGTGCCCAGCTACTCAGAGGCTGTGGTTATGGGTGCCGGCTCTGGGGCCTACCTGCGAGGCTGCCAACGCTGCCGCCGCTCGGTCAGCAGcaactctctgcctcctgcccgTCCCAGTGGACCTCGACTACCGTTCAGCCGCAGCCGCCTCTCGCTAGGTGCTGGGGGCCGAACCACCCCAGGGGTCTTCCGAAGCTTGAGTGGAGGTCCCTTGGGACGCAGAGGGGAGGACACGGAGCCTCTGGAAAGCCCTCCAAGCTATGAGGACGCCCTTTACTTCCCGGTGCTCATTGTCCACGGGGACAGCGGCTGCCGGGGAGATGGGCAGGGTGCGCTCTGA
- the Yif1a gene encoding protein YIF1A: MAYHSGYGVHGSKHRTRAAPDPPPLFDDTSGGYSSQLGGYPAPGADVAFSVNNLLGDPVANMAMAYGTSIASQGKDIVHKELHRFVSVNKLKYFFAVDTAYVAKKLGLLVFPYTHQNWKMQYSHDVPLPPRKDLNAPDLYIPTMAFITYVLLAGMALGIQQRFSPEVLGLCASTALVWVFMEVLALLLGLYLATVRSELSTFHLLAYSGYKYVGMILSVLTGLLFGSDGYYVALAWTSSALMYFIVRSLRTAASGPDSMGGPPPRQRLQLYLTLGAAAFQPLIIYWLTFHLVR; encoded by the exons ATGGCTTACCACTCGGGATATGGAGTCCACG GTTCCAAGCATAGAACCCGGGCAGCTCCAGATCCTCCTCCACTCTTCGATGATACAAGTGGTGGTTATTCCAGCCAACTAGGCGGATACCCAGCCCCAGGAGCTGATGTGGCCTTCAGTGTCAACAACCTGCTTGGAGACCCAGTGGCCAATATGGCTATGGCCTATGGCACCTCTATAGCATCCCAAGGGAAGGACATAGTTCACAAAGAG CTGCACCGTTTTGTGTCTGTAAACAAACTCAAGTATTTTTTTGCTGTGGACACAGCTTATGTTGCTAAGAAGCTAGGGCTGTTGGTCTTCCCATACACACATCAG AACTGGAAGATGCAGTACAGTCATGATGTGCCTCTGCCCCCACGGAAAGACCTCAATGCTCCTGACCTCTATATCCCCA CCATGGCCTTCATCACATATGTGCTGCTGGCGGGGATGGCTCTAGGCATTCAGCAAAG GTTCTCCCCAGAGGTGCTGGGCCTGTGTGCAAGCACGGCACTGGTGTGGGTGTTCATGGAGGTGTTGGCTCTGCTTCTGGGCCTCTACCTGGCCACCGTACGCAGTGAACTGAGTACCTTCCACCTCTTGGCTTACAGTGGTTACAAATATGTGGG GATGATCCTCAGTGTGCTCACAGGGCTGCTCTTCGGCAGTGATGGCTATTATGTGGCCCTGGCCTGGACATCATCTGCGCTTATGTACTTCATT GTACGTTCTTTGCGGACTGCAGCCTCAGGCCCTGACAGCATGGGGGGCCCACCCCCTCGGCAGCGTCTCCAGCTCTACCTGACCCTGGGAGCAGCTGCCTTCCAGCCCCTCATCATATACTGGTTGACCTTCCACCTGGTCCGGTGA
- the Cnih2 gene encoding protein cornichon homolog 2 isoform X3 produces the protein MCCAERERLKNIERICCLLRKLVVPEYSIHGLFCLMFLCAAEWVTLGLNIPLLFYHLWRYFHRPADGSEVMYDAVSIMNADILNYCQKESWCKLAFYLLSFFYYLYSMVYTLVSF, from the exons ATGTGCTGTGCTGAG CGCGAGCGTTTGAAAAACATCGAACGCATCTGCTGCCTCCTGAGGAAG CTGGTGGTCCCGGAGTATTCCATCCACGGCCTCTTCTGTCTGATGTTTCTGTGTGCAGCAGAGTGGGTGACCCTGGGCCTCAATATCCCCCTCCTCTTCTACCACCTCTGGAG GTACTTCCACCGTCCTGCGGATGGCTCTGAGGTCATGTATGATGCGGTCTCTATCATGAATGCTGACATCCTCAACTACTGCCAGAAGGAGTCCTGGTGCAAACTTGCCTTCTACCTGCTCTCCTTCTTCTATTACCTGTACAG TATGGTTTATACGTTGGTGAGCTTCTAA